In a single window of the Schistocerca gregaria isolate iqSchGreg1 unplaced genomic scaffold, iqSchGreg1.2 ptg000569l, whole genome shotgun sequence genome:
- the LOC126315229 gene encoding mitochondrial substrate carrier family protein ucpA-like isoform X1 has translation MQSAPLSSQELTRQRSCLGAPLPTWQLLLFGTLAPQMAVVFTNPVDTVRVRMQLDQKTGTTYKSAWDCAARMCRMEGVASLQKGIVPALVREGTKNVFRIGMYEPLLSVLYDRKKGEQVAFWKRAVAGAITGAAGAVACNPFDLIKTRMQADADHPSNAVIGCQYRYSGLTQAIRTIVSEESVLTLYKGLGTSALRSMLGGASSLATYTACRDYFVFSQVLGDCVYTDVLCGFIASTVTAFIMNPIDVVRTNVYSQQGRGGLAAGVRVTAKLFKEDGCRAFFKGLRPNLARLGPHYMYDVSLPFLHVVPENCVLTIIFFFSSV, from the exons ATGCAGTCGGCACCGTTGAGCTCACAGGAACTAACTAGGCAACGGAGCTGCCTTGGTGCCCCGTTGCCCACGTGGCAGCTTCTTTTGTTCGGAACCCTGGCGCCTCAAATGGCGGTCGTGTTCACGAACCCGGTCGACACCGTAAGG GTCCGAATGCAACTGGACCAAAAGACCGGCACCACCTACAAGAGCGCGTGGGATTGCGCGGCGAGAATGTGCCGTATGGAGGGAGTCGCGAGCCTACAAAAAGGAATCGTACCGGCGCTTGTGCGCGAGGGCACAAAAAACGTGTTCCGCATAGGCATGTACGAGCCGCTGTTGAGTGTATTGTACGACAGAAAAAAAGGCGAGCAGGTCGCATTTTGGAAGCGGGCCGTCGCAGGAGCGATAACGGGCGCGGCGGGGGCCGTAGCGTGCAACCCGTTCGACCTCATCAAAACCAGAATGCAGGCAGACGCCGACCACCCGAGCAATGCGGTGATAGGTTGCCAATACCGCTACTCTGGACTGACCCAAGCAATCAGGACGATCGTCAGTGAGGAGTCCGTGCTGACGCTCTACAAAGGACTGGGCACCAGTGCATTGAGGTCTATGTTGGGCGGTGCGAGCAGCTTGGCGACCTACACGGCCTGCAGAGACTATTTTGTGTTTAGCCAAGTGTTGGGGGATTGCGTGTACACGGACGTGTTGTGCGGATTCATAGCCAGCACCGTGACGGCGTTCATCATGAACCCCATCGACGTGGTCAGGACCAACGTCTACAGCCAGCAGGGACGCGGCGGGTTGGCCGCCGGTGTCCGTGTGACCGCCAAGCTGTTCAAGGAAGACGGCTGCAGAGCGTTTTTCAAAGGGCTCCGACCAAACCTCGCTAGGCTGGGGCCGCATTATATGTATGATGTTTCCCTGCCATTCCTGCACGTTGTACCTGAAAATTGTGTATTAACGATCATTTTTTTCTTCTCGTCAGTTTGA
- the LOC126315228 gene encoding uncharacterized protein LOC126315228 produces the protein MSFLSKKSWHARSTKNVAKVWQAEQNYEQEQRRIAQRLKELQKEHELEALRQLHAKASGQPLEETRIEWMYQDPTSVTEDRADREAYLLGKQVKDKSDDNLLKKTQESVGSLFAKADTSGPSDLDIRAKLRDDPLYTMMQREAEYMNQMNTASLKIQKLRQQRNKEEQRRADEERRSEKWEESSKRHKKRAVETERCHRDQFSDKHNRNFDDHRSFAPSRQHRERSPGSRPSLDKWSPRSHHRRERDSPRSPRRSHRYRRDEAHHRPSDRRHGHGSYSDDDDVDNVRLHSHARGRSYRPTPGRRDDYDPQEDRRQLDAMRQNAEQVHLNRKQLMQKLSDEHEREREQEIQRDRCQELQPQFISDMGKSVYTDPKLGSLEERLLSKKFYIQKNVDSSP, from the exons ATGAGCTTTCTGTCTAAGAAGAGCTGGCACGCGCGCTCGACGAAAAATGTAGCC AAAGTCTGGCAAGCAGAGCAAAACTATGAGCAGGAGCAACGGAGAATAGCCCAGCGCCTCAAGGAGCTCCAGAAGGAGCACGAGTTGGAGGCGCTGCGCCAGCTCCACGCGAAGGCCTCCGGGCAGCCCTTAGA ggagacgCGTATCGAATGGATGTACCAAGACCCGACGAGCGTCACAGAGGACCGCGCGGACAGGGAGGCCTACTTGCTCGGAAAGCAAGtcaaggacaagtcggacgacaacCTGCTGAAGAAGACCCAGGAATCCGTCGGCTCTTTGTTCGCCAAGGCGGACACTTCGGGCCCGTCGGACCTGGACATCCGCGCCAAGCTCAGGGATGACCCGCTGTACACAATGATGCAGCGAGAGGCCGAGTACATGAACCAGATGAACACGGCGTCCCTGAAGATTCAGAAGCTCCGTCAGCAGAGGAACAAAGAAGAGCAGCGAAGGGCAGACGAGGAACGGAGGTCCGAAAAGTGGGAAGAGAGCAGCAAAAGACACAAAAAACGAGCGGTCGAAACCGAAAGGTGTCATCGAGATCAATTCTCTGACAAGCACAATCGAAACTTTGACGATCATCGCTCTTTTGCCCCTTCTCGACAGCACCGCGAGCGGTCTCCGGGATCTCGCCCCTCCCTCGACAAGTGGTCTCCTCGGTCTCACCACCGTCGAGAACGCGATTCTCCTCGATCGCCTCGTCGATCTCACCGCTACAGGCGGGACGAAGCGCACCACCGCCCCTCCGACCGGCGCCACGGCCACGGCAGCTACTCCGACGACGACGACGTAGACAACGTCCGCCTTCATTCACACGCCCGTGGGAGGAGCTACCGTCCGACTCCGGGCAGACGCGACGACTACGACCCACAAGAAGATCGCCGACAACTCGACGCGATGCGCCAAAACGCGGAGCAGGTCCATCTCAACCGCAAGCAGCTAATGCAGAAACTATCGGACGAACACGAACGAGAGCGCGAGCAAGAGATCCAGCGAGACCGGTGCCAGGAACTGCAACCTCAATTCATCAGCGACATGGGAAAAAGCGTCTACACCGACCCCAAGCTCGGATCGCTCGAGGAGCGCTTGCTGTCTAAAAAGTTTTACATTCAAAAAAACGTGGACTCGTCTCCGTAG
- the LOC126315229 gene encoding mitochondrial substrate carrier family protein ucpA-like isoform X2 has protein sequence MQSAPLSSQELTRQRSCLGAPLPTWQLLLFGTLAPQMAVVFTNPVDTVRVRMQLDQKTGTTYKSAWDCAARMCRMEGVASLQKGIVPALVREGTKNVFRIGMYEPLLSVLYDRKKGEQVAFWKRAVAGAITGAAGAVACNPFDLIKTRMQADADHPSNAVIGCQYRYSGLTQAIRTIVSEESVLTLYKGLGTSALRSMLGGASSLATYTACRDYFVFSQVLGDCVYTDVLCGFIASTVTAFIMNPIDVVRTNVYSQQGRGGLAAGVRVTAKLFKEDGCRAFFKGLRPNLARLGPHYILTFVFYEQLKRVSRRHASDAESG, from the exons ATGCAGTCGGCACCGTTGAGCTCACAGGAACTAACTAGGCAACGGAGCTGCCTTGGTGCCCCGTTGCCCACGTGGCAGCTTCTTTTGTTCGGAACCCTGGCGCCTCAAATGGCGGTCGTGTTCACGAACCCGGTCGACACCGTAAGG GTCCGAATGCAACTGGACCAAAAGACCGGCACCACCTACAAGAGCGCGTGGGATTGCGCGGCGAGAATGTGCCGTATGGAGGGAGTCGCGAGCCTACAAAAAGGAATCGTACCGGCGCTTGTGCGCGAGGGCACAAAAAACGTGTTCCGCATAGGCATGTACGAGCCGCTGTTGAGTGTATTGTACGACAGAAAAAAAGGCGAGCAGGTCGCATTTTGGAAGCGGGCCGTCGCAGGAGCGATAACGGGCGCGGCGGGGGCCGTAGCGTGCAACCCGTTCGACCTCATCAAAACCAGAATGCAGGCAGACGCCGACCACCCGAGCAATGCGGTGATAGGTTGCCAATACCGCTACTCTGGACTGACCCAAGCAATCAGGACGATCGTCAGTGAGGAGTCCGTGCTGACGCTCTACAAAGGACTGGGCACCAGTGCATTGAGGTCTATGTTGGGCGGTGCGAGCAGCTTGGCGACCTACACGGCCTGCAGAGACTATTTTGTGTTTAGCCAAGTGTTGGGGGATTGCGTGTACACGGACGTGTTGTGCGGATTCATAGCCAGCACCGTGACGGCGTTCATCATGAACCCCATCGACGTGGTCAGGACCAACGTCTACAGCCAGCAGGGACGCGGCGGGTTGGCCGCCGGTGTCCGTGTGACCGCCAAGCTGTTCAAGGAAGACGGCTGCAGAGCGTTTTTCAAAGGGCTCCGACCAAACCTCGCTAGGCTGGGGCCGCATTATAT TTTGACATTCGTTTTCTACGAACAGCTTAAGAGAGTGAGTAGGAGACACGCCTCGGACGCCGAGAGTGGTTGA
- the LOC126315335 gene encoding talin-B-like has product MASVNVKIIIGDFTKVFRFSVDSFVADAIKEIQHKLGQEGGDHGLYQPAYKGKKARWLKGNRTLKFYNIVNDTELEYKKKHRILKIKLPDESQRSILIDASLPIRDIIQAVGEKLMIKDFDQYGMRRPNAPETEWLDSNRLLCEEDVPDDEILLFAKKLFYNDFTVDKDDPMQLHLIYVQASNSVVNGKYDPLQRREVVDLAAMQAQILYGNYDAARFQKMQLDLAKLVPASWRKDKKIEKEIIKEYQKLVGTNEINAKYRYLQIVRSLKTYGISFFEVSEKVKGKKKMQKAYLGITRDRILKLDGETRETVKEWGIEQLRRWAPTNNSLTLDFGDYEEDYVVLQTEEGDQMSRMIADYIDIILKAQGGVGQIETEDNSKDAYVGSVMAASGIAMNSITSSVSTNYAPIGNYPSSMVMPQHVGSIMQPNAVEYSAQGVMSPAPSSMAGSPSSLQAQRPSIFPQTQSFLVNDLPSAIDSLNVLSAELDNGLKGFTSTSTLSPQQWANQLETSNQEFSASLSELLKNARGEFANWDVNAIEAQAQDLQLKTLAVAVSAKHVAAFENDASLLNSAKSVSQSMVDLLTQIRSCTENPQAPPSPRQLKKLAQAEKRAKLAMFSMSQAANHNYVDEGTEMFLQECVANISSSIEDVVDSTLLAIEDVTSPEIKSPLQSEFDDASIYLDWVADNLASLVPIASAPESQSKISEITGEAKVRIDDLIGKVMEIDEVTEPKKARLESSQQRVNKCVSMFNLAAGLGEKHLKTVSSFDLNQDKPLMDALSQIRENIDSPKMLVGPTKTCVNALNDVINSVKDICEICDPSMRERMTRAGRNIGQTSEALLESVKALNKNPGDQQSREEILEAVGKLETYIEDIEGDAGPKAAMLNLNYTTKAMLAKVIRTKNCVDSALNEVSDPSARSALAGVSEQLESNMNRVLPALMKTVSNPGNTQARQELQSAIKLVTPPIYESIVLAKKNQKSVSDLNKKQELAYACEELSNALKRLDKSSKMVTAMQKQPEIEDAMHELDIVRAELDAMEFALSSGGALNSTGVGLESARDLCRVSGQTLTESIDAMIEDALTSGTVSNTVKKVSSAMTQMAVAVRAMAGSYEDAATQKSVIESAQGMLGKVSDVVRRSRMVGPPEDESKRLTLESGQMRPLREDYEEYREKLSELLNTGQGQDTQFIDESLGEMRSERLNLARSPPSVASGNAAESMENYVTAMKGVATASSELANLVASRGRGVAPMVSLLSSVTARLIKCANEAVASTPERAGAQRVIEATSRVVDDAESVLERTKGVLEKDTFAAVAALKEANDVLVADVASASRVSTSACTGSINRIMEMMASLDKPGKGVEKKSLEAVLDEFTRCSESLGSVVPSVVSASTHEALDRQSERCAAAVQKLVEATQSAMSLSEAPVDDRLAKLDQYLGQMQSTCGRLEESEDNLSEAVALSKSAGMTATDLLLFAKQVASELSAPEHKSQQQAILRAAKQMASTTTTLVKASSGIGAKSSREGIEQLVQCAKALSQRTRELESAIKESVKQTGLMQGGQRELGGVEAGVLDGLVSASKQVAFLNAKLLNTAQSSLPKKGARDAKGAQQLNQVVDQVTSAMGDLVSCYSSLHPSTREVSELESKLLEKSSAMNMQVMRAIAGGAVAAPESGQNRVSCQNRLAEVSGRFAERLSELAESVKEGDAQRTSRSVREVGRSVDEFCEAASGCIATGVSRADRLKQAQGAKRVLDALNVVLQQVRDQSVGAGAEGAREVGANILRVSEMLESVGGRAVAGMETIDEALERVSKCSEYVSGPVRAAKAGVNVEAVNKEIQDLVVQELMGAVQELAITTPSTMGRLSKVLPKAVRTIERVCQKLVETQAPGEEYEEKVGALKSFLQAMQANLENLKHLAMNPSDLNAQMLQSDSSMQLFGGLSRFLDSMRGVEQSMSMCERALEGINRLLAQVSSASLFVNVNQQPASLENEAVQSTVLGYQSEISDILNESVRPCLAREGSSKSLGRVATSLHEDLEKLVNLSLKAANGMNNVSTQQSLLSGIKALNHRAHQYILVSRNFEQNQSDPALLPMVSSAEASLRKAVDEFCDLNKGAVDTQNTCSNQLRTTKRGLEAVMNRDFREGKPSALTSATIDNLFHNAQSCSSVLTDVVLATSQADLIESTRSLQKCIEALSADAITVTKDPSVAPAVRAEIQETIKNLCKSSIELLDAINMTRENPKNAPQIDECSSSVSAALQAMYDALKKLPNTPQNVLSVDTLGIDVDERASAELSKCAKVLEDACQSLINSMPSSPPVRAASALGSEPVGKSPSELVNGAIRSPSETVYTPVVTGALEITKASARLIVDATNIQNERAKHRKEIKAPHEKYRNDPTWANGLISAARSVAFSVEQLVSAAKAAIRQEVDKEVLTASVHAVSSSTAHLVSASRVKADPNSKLQISLSESASAVNRATAALFQSTQPIFKQQEERPSAEDIPIVPGVTSAKAKFDQQIRILRLEAEVERERRRLAEMKRSEYQS; this is encoded by the exons ATGGCGTCCGTGAACGTGAAAATTATCATTGGTGATTTCACCAAGGTTTTCAGGTTCTCCGTCGACAGTTTTGTCGCCGATGCTATCAAGGAAATTCAGCACAAATTGGGTCAAGAAGGCGGTGACCACGGTCTGTATCAACCCGCATACAAAGGAAAAAAGGCCCGATGGTTGAAGGGAAACAGAACGTTGAAGTTTTATAACATTGTCAATGAC ACCGAGCTAGAGTACAAGAAGAAGCATCGAATACTGAAGATCAAGTTGCCCGACGAGTCTCAGAGGTCCATATTGATAGATGCGTCGTTGCCTATACGAGACATTATTCAGGCGGTGGGCGAGAAGTTGATGATCAAGGACTTCGACCAATACGGCATGAGGCGTCCGAACGCGCCGGAGACCGAGTGGCTGGACTCGAACAGACTGCTCTGCGAGGAGGACGTGCCGGACGACGAGATTCTGCTGTTCGCGAAGAAGCTGTTTTACAACGACTTTACCGTGGACAAGGACGACCCGATGCAGTTGCACTTGATATACGTCCAGGCCAGCAATTCGGTGGTTAACGGCAAGTACGACCCGCTGCAGCGCCGAGAGGTGGTGGACTTGGCCGCGATGCAGGCGCAGATTTTGTACGGGAATTACGATGCGGCGCGGTTCCAGAAGATGCAGTTGGACTTGGCGAAGTTGGTGCCGGCGTCGTGGAGGAAGGACAAGAAGATTGAGAAGGAGATCATTAAGGAGTATCAGAAGTTGGTGGGGACCAACGAGATCAACGCCAAGTATCGTTACCTGCAGATCGTGCGTTCGTTGAAGACCTACGGGATTTCGTTCTTCGAGGTTAGCGAGAAGGTTAAGGGGaagaagaagatgcagaaggcgtaTTTGGGAATTACGAGAGACCGCATTTTGAAGTTGGACGGCGAGACGCGCGAGACGGTCAAGGAGTGGGGGATTGAGCAGTTGAGGCGTTGGGCGCCGACGAACAATTCGCTGACTCTGGACTTTGGCGATTACGAGGAGGATTACGTGGTGCTGCAGACGGAGGAGGGTGACCAGATGTCTCGAATGATTGCGGATTACATCGACATCATTCTGAAGGCGCAGGGCGGCGTGGGGCAGATAGAGACGGAGGACAACAGTAAGGACGCATACGTGGGTTCGGTGATGGCCGCGTCGGGGATAGCGATGAATTCGATTACTTCGTCGGTGTCGACGAACTACGCGCCGATTGGGAACTATCCGAGTTCGATGGTGATGCCTCAGCACGTGGGGTCGATCATGCAGCCGAACGCGGTGGAGTACTCGGCGCAGGGGGTGATGTCGCCGGCGCCCTCTTCGATGGCGGGCAGTCCGTCGTCGCTGCAGGCGCAGCGGCCGTCGATTTTCCCGCAGACGCAGTCGTTTTTGGTGAACGACCTGCCGTCGGCGATAGACAGTTTGAACGTACTGTCCGCGGAGTTGGACAACGGTTTGAAGGGGTTCACGAGCACGAGCACGCTGTCGCCGCAGCAGTGGGCGAACCAGTTGGAGACGAGCAACCAGGAGTTTTCGGCGAGTTTGAGCGAGTTGCTGAAGAACGCGCGCGGAGAGTTCGCGAACTGGGACGTGAACGCGATCGAGGCCCAGGCGCAGGACCTCCAGTTGAAGACGCTGGCCGTCGCGGTGTCGGCGAAGCACGTGGCTGCGTTCGAGAACGACGCATCGCTGTTGAACAGCGCGAAGTCGGTCTCTCAGTCGATGGTGGACTTGCTGACGCAGATTCGAAGTTGCACGGAGAACCCGCAGGCGCCGCCGTCCCCGAGGCAGTTGAAGAAGTTGGCTCAGGCGGAGAAGAGGGCGAAGCTCGCGATGTTTTCGATGAGTCAGGCGGCGAATCACAACTACGTGGACGAGGGGACGGAGATGTTTTTGCAGGAGTGTGTGGCGAACATCAGCAGTTCGATAGAGGACGTGGTGGACAGCACGTTGTTGGCGATTGAGGACGTGACGTCTCCGGAGATCAAGTCGCCTCTGCAGAGCGAGTTCGACGACGCGTCGATTTACCTGGACTGGGTGGCGGACAACTTGGCGTCGCTGGTGCCGATCGCGTCGGCTCCGGAGTCGCAGAGCAAGATTAGCGAGATCACGGGTGAGGCGAAGGTGAGGATTGACGACTTGATCGGCAAGGTGATGGAGATCGACGAGGTGACGGAGCCGAAGAAGGCGCGGTTGGAGTCTTCCCAGCAGCGAGTGAACAAGTGCGTGAGCATGTTCAACTTGGCGGCGGGACTTGGGGAGAAGCACCTGAAGACGGTGAGCAGTTTCGACCTGAACCAGGACAAGCCGTTGATGGACGCGTTGTCGCAGATACGGGAGAACATCGACTCGCCGAAGATGCTGGTGGGTCCGACGAAGACGTGCGTGAACGCGCTGAACGACGTGATTAACAGCGTGAAGGACATTTGCGAGATTTGCGACCCGAGCATGAGGGAGCGGATGACGAGGGCGGGGAGGAACATTGGTCAGACGTCGGAGGCGCTGCTGGAGTCGGTGAAGGCGCTGAACAAGAACCCCGGGGACCAGCAGAGTCGAGAGGAGATTTTGGAGGCGGTTGGCAAGTTGGAGACGTACATTGAGGACATAGAGGGGGACGCGGGGCCGAAGGCGGCGATGTTGAATTTGAACTACAcgacgaaggcgatgttggcgaaGGTGATTCGGACGAAGAACTGCGTGGATTCGGCGCTGAACGAGGTGTCGGATCCGAGTGCTCGGAGCGCGTTGGCGGGGGTGTCGGAGCAGCTGGAGTCGAACATGAACCGCGTGTTGCCGGCGTTGATGAAGACGGTGTCGAATCCTGGCAACACGCAGGCGCGTCAGGAGTTGCAGTCGGCGATCAAGTTGGTGACGCCGCCGATTTACGAGAGCATTGTGCTggcgaagaagaaccagaagagcgtGAGCGACCTGAACAAGAAGCAGGAGTTGGCGTACGCGTGCGAGGAGTTGAGCAACGCGCTGAAGAGGTTGGACAAGTCGTCGAAGATGGTGACGGCGATGCAGAAGCAGCCGGAGATAGAGGACGCGATGCACGAGTTGGACATAGTGCGAGCGGAGTTGGACGCGATGGAGTTCGCGTTGTCGAGTGGGGGCGCGTTGAACTCGACGGGGGTGGGTTTGGAGAGTGCGCGGGACTTGTGTCGCGTGTCGGGACAGACGTTGACGGAGAGCATTGACGCGATGATAGAGGACGCGCTGACGAGCGGGACGGTGTCGAACACGGTGAAGAAGGTGTCGTCGGCGATGACGCAGATGGCGGTGGCGGTGAGGGCGATGGCGGGTTCGTACGAGGACGCGGCGACGCAGAAGTCGGTGATTGAGTCGGCGCAGGGGATGCTTGGGAAGGTTTCGGACGTGGTGAGGAGGTCGAGGATGGTGGGGCCGCCGGAGGACGAGTCGAAGAGGTTGACGTTGGAGTCGGGACAGATGAGGCCGTTGCGGGAGGATTACGAGGAGTACAGGGAGAAGTTGAGCGAGTTGCTGAACACGGGTCAGGGACAGGACACGCAGTTTATAGACGAGTCGTTGGGAGAGATGAGGAGCGAGAGGTTGAATTTGGCGCGGTCGCCGCCGAGCGTGGCGTCTGGGAATGCGGCGGAGTCGATGGAGAATTACGTGACGGCGATGAAGGGCGTGGCGACGGCGTCGTCGGAGTTGGCGAATTTGGTGGCGTCGAGGGGTCGAGGGGTGGCGCCGATGGTGAGTTTGCTGTCGAGCGTGACGGCTCGGTTGATAAAGTGCGCGAACGAGGCGGTTGCGTCGACGCCGGAGAGGGCGGGTGCGCAGAGGGTTATAGAGGCGACGTCGAGGGTGGTGGACGACGCGGAGAGCGTGTTGGAGAGGACGAAGGGGGTGTTGGAGAAGGACACGTTTGCGGCGGTGGCGGCGTTGAAGGAGGCGAACGACGTGTTGGTGGCGGACGTGGCGTCGGCGTCGAGGGTGTCTACGTCGGCGTGCACGGGGTCGATTAACAGGATAATGGAGATGATGGCGTCGTTAGACAAGCCTGGGAAGGGGGTGGAGAAGAAGTCGTTGGAGGCGGTGCTGGACGAGTTTACGCGTTGTTCGGAGTCGCTGGGGTCGGTGGTGCCGTCGGTGGTGTCGGCGAGCACGCACGAGGCGTTGGACAGGCAGTCGGAGAGGTGCGCGGCGGCGGTGCAGAAGTTGGTGGAGGCGACGCAGTCGGCGATGTCGTTGTCGGAGGCGCCGGTGGACGATCGGTTGGCGAAGTTGGACCAGTACCTGGGACAGATGCAGTCGACGTGCGGGAGGTTGGAGGAGAGCGAGGACAATTTGTCGGAGGCGGTGGCGCTGTCGAAGTCGGCGGGGATGACGGCGACGGACTTGTTGTTGTTCGCGAAGCAGGTGGCGTCGGAGTTGTCGGCGCCGGAGCACAAGTCGCAGCAGCAGGCGATATTGAGGGCGGCGAAGCAGATGGCGAGCACGACGACGACGTTGGTGAAGGCGTCTTCGGGGATTGGTGCGAAGAGCTCGAGGGAGGGGATAGAGCAGCTGGTGCAGTGCGCGAAGGCGTTGTCGCAGCGCACGCGCGAGTTGGAGAGCGCGATCAAGGAGAGCGTGAAGCAGACGGGTCTGATGCAGGGTGGACAGAGGGAGTTGGGTGGGGTGGAGGCGGGCGTGTTGGACGGGTTGGTGAGCGCGTCGAAGCAGGTGGCGTTTTTGAACGCGAAGTTGCTGAACACGGCGCAGTCGTCGTTGCCGAAGAAGGGCGCTCGCGACGCGAAGGGGGCGCAGCAGTTGAACCAGGTGGTGGACCAGGTGACGTCGGCGATGGGGGACTTGGTGTCTTGCTACTCGTCGTTGCACCCGAGCACGAGGGAGGTGTCGGAGTTGGAGTCGAAGTTGTTGGAGAAGTCGTCGGCGATGAACATGCAGGTGATGAGGGCGATTGCGGGGGGCGCGGTGGCGGCGCCGGAGTCGGGGCAGAACAGGGTGAGTTGCCAGAACAGGTTGGCGGAGGTGTCGGGGAGGTTCGCGGAGAGGTTGTCGGAGCTGGCGGAGTCGGTGAAGGAGGGGGACGCGCAGAGGACGTCGAGGAGCGTGAGAGAGGTGGGGCGGTCGGTGGACGAGTTTTGCGAGGCGGCGTCGGGGTGCATTGCGACGGGGGTGTCGAGGGCGGATCGCCTGAAGCAGGCGCAGGGAGCGAAGCGGGTGCTGGACGCGTTGAACGTGGTGCTGCAGCAGGTGAGGGACCAGTCGGTGGGAGCGGGAGCGGAGGGGGCGAGGGAGGTTGGCGCGAACATATTGAGGGTGTCGGAGATGTTGGAGTCGGTGGGTGGTCGCGCGGTGGCGGGGATGGAGACGATTGACGAGGCGTTGGAGAGAGTGTCGAAGTGCAGCGAGTACGTGAGTGGGCCGGTGAGGGCGGCGAAGGCGGGCGTGAACGTGGAGGCGGTGAACAAGGAGATTCAGGACTTGGTGGTGCAGGAGTTGATGGGTGCGGTGCAGGAGTTGGCGATAACGACGCCGAGCACGATGGGGAGGTTGAGCAAGGTGCTGCCGAAGGCGGTGAGGACGATAGAGAGGGTGTGCCAGAAGTTGGTGGAGACGCAGGCGCCAGGGGAGGAGTACGAGGAGAAGGTGGGCGCGTTGAAGAGCTTTTTGCAGGCGATGCAGGCGAATTTGGAGAATTTGAAGCATTTGGCGATGAATCCGTCGGATTTGAACGCACAGATGTTGCAGTCGGACTCGTCGATGCAGTTGTTTGGCGGGTTGTCCCGTTTCTTGGATTCGATGCGCGGGGTGGAGCAGAGCATGTCGATGTGCGAGCGCGCGTTGGAGGGGATAAACCGGTTGTTGGCGCAGGTGTCGTCGGCGTCGCTGTTCGTGAACGTGAACCAGCAGCCGGCGTCTTTGGAGAACGAGGCGGTGCAGAGCACGGTGCTGGGGTACCAGAGCGAGATCAGCGACATCTTGAACGAGTCGGTGCGTCCGTGCCTGGCGAGGGAGGGTTCGTCGAAGTCGTTGGGGAGGGTGGCGACGTCGCTGCACGAGGATTTGGAGAAGTTGGTCAATTTGTCGTTGAAGGCGGCGAACGGGATGAACAACGTGTCGACGCAGCAGTCGCTGCTATCGGGGATCAAGGCGCTGAACCACCGGGCGCACCAGTACATTTTGGTGTCTCGGAACTTCGAGCAGAACCAGAGCGACCCGGCGCTGTTGCCGATGGTGAGTTCCGCCGAGGCGTCGTTGAGAAAGGCCGTGGACGAGTTTTGCGACCTGAACAAGGGCGCGGTGGACACGCAGAACACGTGTTCGAACCAGCTGCGCACTACGAAGAGGGGTTTGGAGGCGGTCATGAACCGCGACTTCAGGGAGGGCAAGCCGTCCGCGTTGACGAGCGCGACGATCGACAACCTGTTCCACAACGCGCAGTCGTGTTCTAGCGTTTTGACGGACGTGGTTTTGGCGACATCGCAGGCGGACCTGATAGAATCTACGAGGAGCCTGCAGAAGTGCATCGAGGCGCTGTCGGCGGACGCGATTACGGTGACCAAGGACCCCTCGGTGGCGCCAGCGGTTCGAGCCGAAATTCAAGAGACGATCAAGAACCTCTGCAAGTCCTCGATTGAGCTTTTGGACGCCATCAACATGACGCGCGAGAATCCGAAGAACGCGCCGCAGATTGACGAGTGCTCTTCGTCGGTTTCCGCGGCACTGCAGGCCATGTACGACGCGCTCAAGAAGCTGCCAAACACGCCTCAGAACGTACTTTCTGTCGACACACTTGGCATCGATGTTGACGAGCGCGCGTCTGCGGAGCTCAGCAAGTGCGCCAAGGTGCTGGAGGACGCGTGCCAGTCGCTGATCAACTCCATGCCGTCTTCCCCGCCGGTCAGGGCGGCCTCCGCACTCGGCTCGGAGCCCGTCGGGAAGAGCCCGTCGGAGCTGGTCAACGGCGCGATTCGCTCTCCCTCCGAGACGGTCTACACCCCCGTCGTGACCGGCGCTCTGGAAATCACGAAGGCGAGCGCGCGGCTGATCGTGGACGCGACCAACATCCAGAACGAGCGAGCCAAGCACCGAAAGGAAATCAAGGCTCCCCACGAGAAGTATCGCAACGACCCCACCTGGGCGAATGGCCTCATCTCCGCTGCCCGCTCGGTCGCCTTCTCCGTCGAGCAGCTCGTGTCCGCAGCCAAGGCCGCCATCCGCCAAGAGGTCGACAAGGAGGTGCTGACCGCGTCCGTCCACGCCGTCTCCAGCTCGACCGCTCACTTGGTCAGTGCGTCTCGAGTCAAGGCGGATCCCAACTCCAAGCTGCAAATCTCCCTGTCAGAGTCCGCCAGCGCGGTCAACCGAGCCACCGCCGCGCTCTTCCAAAGCACCCAGCCCATCTTCAAGCAGCAAGAAGAGCGTCCGTCCGCCGAAGACATCCCCATCGTCCCGGGCGTCACCAGCGCCAAGGCCAAGTTCGACCAGCAAATCCGCATCCTGCGCCTGGAGGCCGAGGTCGAGCGCGAGCGGCGCCGCCTAGCGGAGATGAAAAGAAGCGAGTACCAGAGCTGA